One Ctenopharyngodon idella isolate HZGC_01 chromosome 9, HZGC01, whole genome shotgun sequence DNA window includes the following coding sequences:
- the arl4cb gene encoding ADP-ribosylation factor-like 4Cb, whose product MGNSFSNISAFQSLHIVMLGLDSAGKTTVLYRLKFNEFVNTVPTIGFNTEKIKLSNGTAKGISCHFWDVGGQEKLRPLWKSYSRCTDGIIYVVDSVDVDRLEEAKTELHKVTKFAENQGTPLLVIANKQDLPKSLSVADIEKQLALQELTPATTYHIQPACAIIGEGLHEGMDKLYEMIVKRRKSLKQKKKR is encoded by the coding sequence ATGGGGAACAGTTTCTCCAATATATCCGCGTTTCAGTCCCTCCATATAGTGATGCTTGGCTTGGATTCAGCAGGGAAAACCACGGTCCTTTACAGACTGAAATTCAACGAGTTTGTCAATACTGTGCCCACAATAGGATTCAACACGGAAAAGATCAAGCTTAGTAATGGCACTGCCAAAGGCATAAGCTGTCATTTTTGGGACGTGGGTGGGCAGGAGAAACTCCGGCCCTTGTGGAAATCTTACAGTAGGTGCACGGATGGCATTATTTATGTGGTGGACTCTGTAGACGTGGATCGACTGGAGGAGGCCAAGACGGAGCTCCATAAAGTGACCAAATTTGCTGAAAACCAAGGAACACCACTTTTAGTCATAGCTAATAAACAGGACCTGCCGAAATCTCTGTCTGTGGCTGACATAGAGAAGCAGCTCGCGCTCCAAGAACTCACGCCTGCCACTACATACCACATTCAACCGGCCTGTGCTATCATTGGTGAGGGGCTTCACGAAGGCATGGACAAACTGTATGAAATGATAGTCAAGCGACGAAAAAGCCTCAAACAGAAAAAGAAGCGATAA